In one window of Rhinopithecus roxellana isolate Shanxi Qingling chromosome 15, ASM756505v1, whole genome shotgun sequence DNA:
- the STX5 gene encoding syntaxin-5 isoform X2 produces the protein MIPRKRYGSKNTDQGVYLGLSKTQVLSPAPAGSSSSDIAPLPPPVALVPPPPDTMSCRDRTQEFLSACKSLQTRQNGIQTNKPALRAVRQRSEFTLMAKRIGKDLSNTFAKLEKLTILAKRKSLFDDKAVEIEELTYIIKQDINSLNKQIAQLQDFVRAKGSQSGRHLQTHSNTIVVSLQSKLASMSNDFKSVLEVRTENLKQQRSRREQFSRAPVSALPLAPNHLGGGAVVLGAESHASKDVAIDMMDSRTSQQLQLIDEQDSYIQSRADTMQNIESTIVELGSIFQQLAHMVKEQEETIQSRVLLLYVVDHVKLSEHLHLYKATF, from the exons ATGATCCCGCGGAAACGCTACGGGTCTAAGAACACGGATCAGGGTGTCTACCTGGGTCTCTCAAAGACACAGGTCCTGTCCCCTGCACCTGCTGGCAGTAGCAGCAGCGACATCGCCCCTCTACCCCCCCCAGTGGCCCTCGTCCCTCCCCCTCCCGACACCATGTCCTGCCGGGATCGGACCCAGGAGTTTCTGTCTGCCTGCAAGTCGCTGCAGACCCGTCAG AATGGAATCCAGACAAATAAGCCAGCTTTGCGTGCTGTCCGACAACGCAGTGAATTCACCCTCATGGCCAA GCGCATTGGGAAAGACCTTAGCAACACATTTGCCAAGCTGGAGAAGCTGACAATCT TGGCAAAGCGCAAGTCCCTCTTTGATGACAAAGCAGTGGAAATTGAAGAACTAACATATATCATCAAACAG GACATCAATAGCCTCAACAAACAAATTGCTCAGCTCCAGGATTTCGTGAGGGCCAAGGGCAGCCAGAGTGGCCGGCACCTGCAGACCCACTCCAACACCATTGTGGTCTCCTTGCAG tCGAAACTGGCTTCTATGTCCAATGACTTCAAATCGGTTTTAGAAGTGAGGACAGAG AACCTGAAGCAGCAGAGGAGCCGGAGAGAGCAGTTCTCCCGGGCACCTGTGTCAGCCCTGCCCCTTGCCCCTAACCACCTGG GGGGTGGTGCTGTGGTTTTGGGGGCAGAGTCCCATGCCTCCAAGGATGTCGCCATCGACATGATGGACTCTCGGACCAGCCAGCAGCTGCAGCTCATTGACGAGCAG GATTCCTACATCCAGAGTCGGGCAGACACCATGCAGAACATTGAGTCAACAATTGTTGAGCTGGGCTCCATCTTTCAGCAGTTGGCACACATGGTTAAGGAACAGGAGGAAACCATTCAGAG
- the STX5 gene encoding syntaxin-5 isoform X3, whose product MIPRKRYGSKNTDQGVYLGLSKTQVLSPAPAGSSSSDIAPLPPPVALVPPPPDTMSCRDRTQEFLSACKSLQTRQNGIQTNKPALRAVRQRSEFTLMAKRIGKDLSNTFAKLEKLTILAKRKSLFDDKAVEIEELTYIIKQDINSLNKQIAQLQDFVRAKGSQSGRHLQTHSNTIVVSLQSKLASMSNDFKSVLEVRTENLKQQRSRREQFSRAPVSALPLAPNHLGGGAVVLGAESHASKDVAIDMMDSRTSQQLQLIDEQDSYIQSRADTMQNIESTIVELGSIFQQLAHMVKEQEETIQRATAEIKEKLNNDIQQEEQQPD is encoded by the exons ATGATCCCGCGGAAACGCTACGGGTCTAAGAACACGGATCAGGGTGTCTACCTGGGTCTCTCAAAGACACAGGTCCTGTCCCCTGCACCTGCTGGCAGTAGCAGCAGCGACATCGCCCCTCTACCCCCCCCAGTGGCCCTCGTCCCTCCCCCTCCCGACACCATGTCCTGCCGGGATCGGACCCAGGAGTTTCTGTCTGCCTGCAAGTCGCTGCAGACCCGTCAG AATGGAATCCAGACAAATAAGCCAGCTTTGCGTGCTGTCCGACAACGCAGTGAATTCACCCTCATGGCCAA GCGCATTGGGAAAGACCTTAGCAACACATTTGCCAAGCTGGAGAAGCTGACAATCT TGGCAAAGCGCAAGTCCCTCTTTGATGACAAAGCAGTGGAAATTGAAGAACTAACATATATCATCAAACAG GACATCAATAGCCTCAACAAACAAATTGCTCAGCTCCAGGATTTCGTGAGGGCCAAGGGCAGCCAGAGTGGCCGGCACCTGCAGACCCACTCCAACACCATTGTGGTCTCCTTGCAG tCGAAACTGGCTTCTATGTCCAATGACTTCAAATCGGTTTTAGAAGTGAGGACAGAG AACCTGAAGCAGCAGAGGAGCCGGAGAGAGCAGTTCTCCCGGGCACCTGTGTCAGCCCTGCCCCTTGCCCCTAACCACCTGG GGGGTGGTGCTGTGGTTTTGGGGGCAGAGTCCCATGCCTCCAAGGATGTCGCCATCGACATGATGGACTCTCGGACCAGCCAGCAGCTGCAGCTCATTGACGAGCAG GATTCCTACATCCAGAGTCGGGCAGACACCATGCAGAACATTGAGTCAACAATTGTTGAGCTGGGCTCCATCTTTCAGCAGTTGGCACACATGGTTAAGGAACAGGAGGAAACCATTCAGAG AGCAACCGctgaaataaaagagaagctCAACAACGACATACAGCAAGAAGAGCAACAACCAGATTGA
- the WDR74 gene encoding WD repeat-containing protein 74 produces MAAAAARWNHVWVGTETGILKGVNLQRKQAANFTAGGQPRREEAVSALCWGTGGETQILVGCADRTVKHFSTEDGIFQGQRHCPGGEGIFRGLAQTDGTLITCVDSGILRVWHDNDKNTSSDPLLELRVGPGVCRMRQDPAHPHVVATGGKENALKMWDLQGSEEPVFRAKNVRNDWLDLRVPIWDQDIQFLPGSQKFVTCTGYHQVRVYDPASPQRRPVLETTYGEYPLTAMTLTPGGNSVIVGNTHGQLAEIDLRQGRLLGCLKGLAGSVRGLQCHPSKPLLASCGLDRVLRIHRIQNPRGLEHKVYLKSQLNCLLLSGRDNWEDEPQEPQEPNKVPLEDTETDELWASLEAAAKRKLSDLEETQGALQTRRRKKKRPGSTSP; encoded by the exons ATGGCTGCTGCTGCCGCGCGCTGGAACCATGTGTGGGTCGGCACCGAGACTGGGATCTTGAAAG GGGTAAACCTTCAGCGAAAACAGGCGGCGAACTTCACGGCCGGAGGACAGCCGCGGCGCGAGGAGGCAGTGAGTGCCCTGTGTTGGGGCACGGGCGGCGAAACCCAG ATCCTGGTGGGCTGCGCGGACAGGACGGTGAAGCACTTCAGCACCGAGGATGGCATATTCCAGGGTCAGAGACACTGCCCGGGCGGGGAGGGCATATTCCGTGGCCTCGCCCAGACCGACGG CACCCTCATCACATGTGTGGATTCTGGGATTCTCAGAGTCTGGCATGACAATGACAAGAACACATCCTCTGACCCA CTCCTGGAACTGAGAGTGGGCCCTGGGGTGTGTAGGATGCGCCAAGACCCAGCACACCCCCATGTGGTTGCCACAGGTGGGAAAGAGAATGCTTTGAAGATGTGGGACCTGCAGGGCTCTGAGGAACCTGTGTTCAGGGCCAAGAAC GTGCGGAATGACTGGCTGGACCTGCGGGTTCCCATCTGGGACCAGGACATACAGTTTCTCCCAGGATCACAGAAGTTTGTCACCTGTACAGGGTACCACCAG GTTCGTGTCTATGACCCAGCATCCCCCCAGCGCCGGCCAGTCCTAGAGACCACCTATGGAGAGTACCCACTGACAGCCATGACCCTCACTCCGGGAGGCAA CTCAGTGATTGTGGGAAACACTCATGGGCAGCTGGCAGAAATTGACCTTCGGCAAG GGCGTCTACTGGGCTGTCTGAAGGGGCTGGCAGGCAGTGTCCGTGGGTTGCAGTGCCACCCTTCAAAGCCTCTACTAGCTTCCTGTGGCTTGGACAGAGTGTTGAGGATACACAGGATCCAGAATCCACGGGGTCTAGAGCATAAG GTTTATCTCAAGTCTCAATTGAACTGCCTCCTCCTGTCAGGCAGGGACAACTGGGAG GATGAGCCCCAAGAGCCTCAAGAACCCAACAAGGTGCCCCtagaagacacagagacagacgAACTTTGGGCATCCTTGGAGGCAGCTGCCAAGCGGAAGCTCTCGGATTTGGAGGAGACCCAAGGAGCTCTCCAAACCAGACGGAGAAAGAAGAAGCGGCCTGGGTCCACCAGCCCTTGA